AGCGCCACTGGACATCACCCCACCGGCCGACACGAACGCGGCCTGGACGGTCAGCGAGAACAAGAGGTCCGCACCGACCCGCTACGACGCCATCTCGGTCGACCCGATGACCGGGCAGGTCGTGGACCGGGTCGACTTCGCCGACTGGCCGTTCATGGCGAAGATGACCGACTGGGTCATCGGCGCCCACATGGGCATCCTGTTCGGCATCGTCAATCAACTGCTGCTGGCCGCCCTGGCCGTCGGGCTACTCACCGTGATGATCCTGGGCTACCGCATGTGGTGGCAGCGCCGCCCCACCGGCGCCGCCGTCGGCCGCGCCTATCCCCGTGGGGCGCTGCGGCGGTTGAGTCCGGGGGCGCTGCTGCTGGTCGGCGGGGTCACCGCGGTGAGCACCTGGTTCGTGCCGCTGCTGGGCATCAGCCTGGCCGTGTTCCTGGCGGTCGACGTGGTGCTCGGAGCCCGTCAGCGGGCCAGCACGACCGCACCGGTGAACGCCGGCCGTGAACGCTGACCACCGGTCAGCGCGGCCGCGGACCGGCCCAGTGCCAGCCGCCGTCTCGCCGCTCCAGGGGAACGACGTCGACCACGGCCGCGACCGGTAGCGGGCCGTAGATGTGCGGGAACAGCTCGTTCACCCCGGGGCCGGGGCTCTCGGCGATGACCTCGACGTCCAGGCGCGCCGGGTCGATGACCAGGAGCAGTAGCGGGTCCTCGAGGTCGGCGTAGAACCGGTCGAGCACCCCCTGTACCTGGCTGGCGTAGCTCGCGTGCAGGAAACCTTCGTCCTCCAGGGAGCGACCTCGGGTCGACACCCGGTACTCGCCAACGGTTGTCGCCTCGGCCCAATCCGTGGCGGTGGCACAGTGGTACAGGTGGTGCGGCATGTCGCCTCCTCGTCGCGGCTGTCCACCGTAGCGGAAGACGGATGCGGCGCCCTCCCGCGGGGCCGGATGGCCGATGGGGTGAATGGCCGGTGTTTCACCCGCTGGGGCCGGGGCAGCGTCGATCGCGATGCATGATCGACGGGGGCAGGTCGGTATTCCTGTGTACCGAACCCTGCGGATACCTCGGGTCGCCCTCTCGGGTCCTCTCGCTCGGAAGTCGATCCGATGGCGTGACGGCGTGGGCGTGCGCCGGGTCCGTCGATGCTGATGCGCCGGCATGCGGGTGGCCTAGCGTCCGCGCGAGAGGTCCGGCGCACGCCGGGCCGCCATCGGGGGGACGACCATGAACGACGACCGACGCTATCGGCGTCACGGCACTGTTCGATCACCAGGACGCCGGATCGCTGCGCTGGCCGCCGCCGCCGCGCTGGCCGCCGGCGTGACCGTCGCCCTGCCGGGTGCCGCTGCCGCCGCGCCGGCGGCACTGGTGGGCCTGTCCACCAAGGTCTTCGGTCTCGCGACGGACACCACTGCGGCCGGGTCGCCGCTGGCCTACGACGTGGCGACCACCGTCGGCGGGGAAACGCCCACCGGGCGCATCACCACGACGCTCACGACCCCCACCGGGGTCCGTCTGCTCGGCGCGGCCGGGACCGGGTGGGCCTGCAGCGCCGCCCGCCTGCAGGCGGTGTCCTGCGTCAGCAACCAGGTTCCGGACGCGGGCGCCGTCCTCGGCGACCTCACCATCACCGCCGTGACCACCACCCCCGTCGCCTCCACGGCCATCGCCGGCGCGACCATCCAGGCCACCGACGGCACGCAGACCGTCACTGCCCCGACCGCGACCACCGCTGCCACTCCCAGCGCCCCGACCGTGACCTCGGTGGAACCCGCCATCGGACCGCGCGCCGGTCACACCCCGCTCACCATCACCGGCACCGGACTGGCGACGGCCACCGCCGTCCAGATCGGCACCACCAGCCAACTCGCGGCCGGCACCGGGACCACCCTCGTCAAGTGCGACACCATCGCCGCCCCTCAGTGCTTCACCGAGAAGGACGGCGTGCTGTCGATCTCGTCGATGCCCGTGGGCGGCGGTGACGTCGCCATCCGCGTCCTGGCCCGCAACGCCTTCGGCGCCGGGAGCTACCGTTACGCCGACATCCCCGACGCCCCGGTCGTCACCGCCACACCGACCACCGAGGGGGTCGACCTCACCTGGACCACCCCCGCCGCCGGCACCACCTCCCTCACCGGCTACACCGTCACCGCCACCCGGGACGGGGCGGCGGTCGGTGCCTTGACAAGGACGCTCCCACCGGGAACGACCACCACCCAGTTCACCGGGCTGGCGGTCGGTTCCGTCTACCAGTTCGCCGTCCGCGCGGACTCGGCCAACGGAAGCAGCCAACCCGGCACCAGCGCGACAGCGGCGCCGTTCACCGTGCCGACCGAGCCGTTCGCGGTCAACGCCCAGCCCGGAGAAACGCTGGGTGACGGCGTGGTCGAGCTCAGCTGGTTCGCTCCCACCGACGACGGTTCGAGCCCGGTGACCGGCTACCGGATCACGCCGATCCGGGACGGCGTGGAGCAGGCTCCGGTCGACAGGGACGCCTATGACACCCGACAGCTCGTGACCGGGCTCGACGTGGGCCACACCTACGAGTTCTCGGTGGCGGCGCTCAACGC
This window of the Nakamurella flava genome carries:
- a CDS encoding DUF952 domain-containing protein, whose amino-acid sequence is MPHHLYHCATATDWAEATTVGEYRVSTRGRSLEDEGFLHASYASQVQGVLDRFYADLEDPLLLLVIDPARLDVEVIAESPGPGVNELFPHIYGPLPVAAVVDVVPLERRDGGWHWAGPRPR